From the Manihot esculenta cultivar AM560-2 chromosome 14, M.esculenta_v8, whole genome shotgun sequence genome, the window GAAGCACGTGATGCAATTAGCAAGGGTTATACTTTATTGGTTCTTTCAGATAGAGGTAAGAAATTCATGTGGTTTGAATTTGTCTAgccttaattaatttaactggacaataaattaatatataatttcttgTTTGTTATGCTTTCATCTAGCCTTCTCATCAAACCGTGTCGCTGTAAGCTCCCTCTTGGCTGTTGGTGCTGTCCATCAACACCTGGTAAAGAAGCTTGAGCGCACCCGTGTAGGTTTGATAGTTGAATCTGCTGAACCACGTGAAGTGCACCATTTCTGTACATTGGTAGGATTTGGTGCtgatgccatatgcccatactTGGCTATAGAAGCCATTTGGAGATTGCAGGTTGATGGGAAGATCCCACCAAAAGCTACTGGTGAATTCCACTCAAAGGATGAGGTAGTCAAGAAGTATTTCAAAGCAAGCAATTATGGAATGATGAAGGTTCTTGCTAAAATGGGGATTTCAACTTTGGCCTCCTACAGGGGTGCTCAGATTTTTGAAGCTCTGGGCCTTTCCTCAGAAGTTATTGAGAAGTGCTTCGCAGGAACTCCCAGCAGAGTAGAGGGAGCAAACTTTGAGATGCTTGCTCGAGATGCACTTCATTTGCATGAATTAGCATTTCCTACCCGGGTCTACCCTCCTGGAAGTGCTGAATCTGTAGCTCTCCCCAATCCTGGGGATTACCATTGGAGGAAGGGCGGTGAAATCCACTTGAATGATCCTCTTGCTATAGCAAAGCTTCAAGAAGCTGCTAGAGCCAATAGTGTGGCTGCCTATAAGGAATATTCTAGGCACATTCAGGAGTTGAACAAAGCCTGCAATTTACGTGGGCTTTTAAAGTTCAAAGAGGCAGAGGTAAAAGTACCATTAGATGAAGTGGAACCAGCCAGTGAAATTGTTAAACGGTTCTGTACTGGAGCTATGAGCTATGGATCAATATCCTTGGAGGCACACTCTACGCTTGCTATTGCTATGAATAAAATTGGAGGCAAATCAAACACTGGTACGTTGTAATTTAACTTGTTCATAATTCTTCTGCGGGTTAGTAGTTGCTATGGACCAGTATGATAGGAATCTTCTACTTGGTTAATTGTCCATTATATTTCCTGTCTGTTAACTTATTTTTGAGGGAAAAACATTTGTATGTTTCATAAATTTCCTTTTAATCACTTGTTTGAGTTTGAGTTTTATAATTTCCCTTAATGCTTTAGACCCTTCATTCACTCAATATCATATATTTCTATGACTTGAGAGTTTTATCTTGTTGTTGCTGAAGGTGAGGGAGGTGAACAACCATCTCGCATGGAGCCTCTTCCAAATGGTTCAATGAATCCAAAGAGAAGTGCAATCAAGCAGGTTGCAAGTGGGAGATTTGGAGTTTCAAGTTATTATCTTACAAATGCTGATGAACTCCAGATCAAGATGGCTCAGGTATCTTTGGAATAACATGCATTAATGGTTTCTGCTGTTGATGCTCGTCTGTTCTCTTTTGGCCCCTGTATTCCTGTTGGAACAGAGGTTCCAATTATGGATTTATGTTTGTGGCAGATGACCCAGGGTTGCTAAGCAACCATGGTGCATTTGAACCTTTAACTGATATCTAATTTGGCATTTGGTgagataaatataaattgaatttatttgttgatacaTCAAACTTCTTTGATCCAAATATGCtctcctttgtttgattcacaGGGCGCAAAGCCTGGGGAGGGAGGTGAGCTTCCTGGCCACAAGGTCATAGGGGATATTGCAGTTACCAGAAATTCTACTGCTGGTGTGGGACTTATAAGTCCTCCTCCACATCATGACATCTACTCAATTGAAGACCTTGCCCAGTTGATTCATGACCTTAAGGTAGGAGCTTTGACTGCTTCACGTGTTCATATGTATGATGCATGGTAGACTTTCAAAGCCATTATAGTGTCTTTAGTTACTATTTGACCCCTCCGCAAGAGATCACTTTGTACACTGCATATCTGCCCACTGTCCTTCCTTCATTTTGCAGAATGCCAATCCTGGAGCTCGAATTAGTGTCAAATTAGTATCTGAAGCTGGTGTCGGGGTAATCGCGAGTGGTGTGGTGAAGGGGCACGCTGACCATGTGTTGATCTCAGGTCATGATGGAGGTACAGGGGCTTCTAGGTGGACTGGTATAAAAAATGCTGGGCTCCCATGGGAACTAGGTTTGGCTGAGACCCACCAAACACTTGTTGCGAATGACCTTCGTGGCCGCACTGTTCTTCAGACGGATGGCCAACTTAAAACTGGAAGAGATGTGGCCATTGCTGCACTTCTTGGTGCTGAAGAATTTGGCTTCAGTACTGCACCCCTCATTACACTTGGTTGCATCATGATGCGAAAATGCCACAAGAATACTTGCCCTGTGGGCATTGCCACTCAAGATCCAGTTTTGAGGGAAAAATTTGCTGGAAAACCTGAGCATGTTATCAATTTCTTCTTTATGTTAGCAGAGGAGGTAAGGGAGATAATGTCTGATCTTGGTTTCTGTACAGTTAATGAGATGGTTGGTCGATCAGACATGCTTGAAGTTGATAAAGAAGTCACGAAGAACAATGAGAAGCTGGAAAACATTGATCTCTCCCTGTTACTTAGACCTGCTGCTGATATACGGCCTGAAGCTGCCCAATATTGTGTCCAAAAGCAGGATCATGGCTTGGACATGGCCTTGGATAATAAATTGATAGAACTGTCAAGGGCTGCTTTGGAAAAAAGTCTTCCTGTGTACATTGAGACTCCAATCTGCAATGTGAATCGTGCTGTGGGAACAATGCTCAGTCATGAAGTTACTAAACGTTACCACTTGAATGCGCTTCCTGCAGATACTATCCATGTCAAGCTTAATGGAAGTGCAGGGCAGAGTCTGGGAGCTTTTCTATGCTCTGGCATCTTCCTGGAGCTTGAGGGTGACAGCAATGACTATGTTGGTAAAGGATTATCAGGTGGCAAGATTGTAGTTTATCCTCCAAGTGGTAGCTTATTTGATCCAAAAGATAATATTGTTATTGGCAATGTAGCTCTCTATGGGGCTACTGATGGTGAGGCATATTTCAATGGGATGGCGGCTGAAAGATTCTGTGTACGAAATTCAGGGGCCAGAGCAGTTGTAGAAGGTGTTGGTGATCATGGATGTGAGTACATGACAGGTGGGACTGTTGTAGTACTTGGGAAAACTGGCAGGAATTTTGCTGCAGGTATGAGCGGAGGTATTGCCTATGTTCTGGATGTCGAGGGAAAATTTCATTCTCGATGCAATCCTGAACTAGTAGATCTTGATAAAGTTGAGGAAGAAGAGGATATTACGACACTCAGAATGATGATACAGCAACATCAGCGTCACACCAACAGCCAGCTAGCTAGAGAAGTACTGGCTGATTTTGAGTCTCTTCTGCCAAAATTTATCAAGGTCTTCCCGAAGGACTACAAACGTGTTCTTGCAAACATGAAAGAAGCAGCAGCCCTAAAAGAGGTTGCTGttgaagaaaatgaagatcTGAATGAAGCAGAGTTGATGGAAAAGGATgcttttgaggagctcaagaagttGGCAGCTGCCTCTTTGAACAAGAAATCCAGTCAGGTAAGTTCTCGTTCTAATTATAGTTATGCTGCATACTGTTcccatttctttcttttcatggCCAAGCAATTCTTTGCAATCTTTCTCTTGTGTCTATTTAAAAAGCACAAATTTGGGATTGAATTGGTAATGGAAATGACATGAAGGCACAATTGTCGTTAGTTTTTGGCTATTAGGATTCTTCCGTATGTTTGAGCAGAAATTCTCAGCGGTCCTTGAAACTGTTCAAGGTAGCATAAAGTTGCAGGTGGGAACACATAGGGATTATCCAATGGTTTAATgtgagatttttttaatttgcagAAGGTAGAAGCTGCTGAAGCAGTAGAAAGGCCTATTGTGGTTAATGATGCTGTCAAACACAGAGGCTTCATTGCTTATGAGCGTGCGGGTGTTCAATATAGGGATCCTAGCATTCGAATGAATGACTGGAAAGAAGTTATGCAGGAATCAAAACCTGGACCACTTCTGAAGACTCAGTCAGCTCGTTGCATGGACTGTGGTACTCCTTTCTGCCATCAGGTGAGAGATGCTGTATCctcttttcttttgaatttttttatttggatcATTTGCATTGATTTTATGCTAAAGTGCCACCTGATCCTTATCTTCTTGATAAAATGTTGCAGGAGAACTCTGGATGCCCTTTGGGAAACAAAATACCTGAATTCAATGAATTAGTGTACCAAAATAGATGGCGTGAAGCATTAGATAGGCTCCTTGAGACAAATAACTTCCCAGAATTCACTGGGCGAGTGTGCCCTGCACCTTGTGAAGGTTCTTGTGTTCTTGGTATTATTGAGAATCCTGTATCTATCAAAAGCATTGAATGTGCAATCATTGACAAGGCCTTTCAGGAAGGGTGGATGGTGCCACAGCCACCGCTTAGGAGAACTGGGTATGTTCTGTGGTATAAATGCAGGCTTCTAATACCTTCCAATTACAATATCTTCAATCTGGTTGTTATTGTTTGAAAAACCAAATTTTCTGGAGACTGATGTCGACTGGGATGGCTGTTCTTTTGTTGGTTATCCCCTGGAACTGTCTTTCTTTtcttacacacacacacacacgcaCATGTATACATTTCAGATGTTTGGGTTTGAAAATGCATCTGATGTTGTATGCTTTGGCTCGCAGGAAGAGAGTTGCTATTGTTGGAAGTGGACCAGCTGGCTTGGCTGCTGCCGATCAACTAAATAGAATGGGGCACTTAGTGACTGTGTATGAGCGTGCTGATCGAATTGGAGGGCTCATGATGTATGGAGTTCCCAACATGAAGACCGACAAGGTGGATATAGTTCAACGTCGGGTTAATCTGATGGCTGAGGAAGGCATCAATTTTGTGGTCAATGCCAATGTTGGAATTGATCATCTGTACTCCCTTGATAGGCTTCGAGAGGAGAATGATGCCATTGTTCTAGCAGTAGGAGCCACAAAGCCAAGGCAAGACATGAAGCAGTCTCTTAGAGAAATTTGTCATTTCAAGGCTTGATCCTTGTTTTTAGGATCAAGGAAATGATTTGGTTTCAAGAGCAAAGCATATTCACATCTCAAAAtatgtgtatttttttttttggctgcaGGGACCTTCCTGTACCAGGACGAGAGTTATCAGGTGTCCATTTTGCCATGGAGTTTCTTCATGCAAATACAAAAAGCTTGCTCGACAGCAATCTAGAGGATGGTAATTATATATCTGCTAAGGGCAAGAAAGTAGTTGTCATTGGTGGAGGTGACACTGGAACAGATTGTGTAGGGACATCTATCCGGCATGGTTGTAGTAGGATTGTAAATCTAGAGCTTCTGCCGGAGCCACCACGCACCAGAGCGCCTGGGAACCCCTGGCCACAGGTTTTGGCTTTTTCTTCTGTTTCAAATACTGCTTGTGAGAATGATGGATGTTGTTGCTTTGCTTCTAACATGTTAAAAGTCAGGTTTTATAGTCCTGAATTTTCAGCTGAAACATTCTTCAACATTATTTGCACATTATTTGCTTCATTTTTTTAGATTCCTTAAAGGTGCCCTTCATGACTATTATTTCCTTGCGTGAAGATATTTGTTTAACCATGCAAAACCAATGTGGGAACTACTGCATTTCACGTGTTTATTAAACAATGGTTATTTATGTTTGGGCACATTTGGTTTAGATGTcttatttatggtttttaatatcTTCGGTTTTGCAGTGGCCTCGCATATTTCGTGTAGATTATGGGCACCAGGAAGCTTCTAC encodes:
- the LOC110630652 gene encoding glutamate synthase [NADH], amyloplastic isoform X2; translated protein: MLDWKPWIHSRFSTNTFPSWDRAQPMRVLGHNGEINTLRGNVNWMKAREGLLKCKELGLSKNEMKKLLPIVDASSSDSGSFDGVLELLVRAGRSLPEAIMMMIPEAWQNDKNMDPHRKALYEYFSALMEPWDGPALISFTDGRYLGATLDRNGLRPGRFYVTRSGRVIMASEVGVVDIPPDDVLRKGRLNPGMMLLVDFENHIVVDDEALKQQYSLARPYGEWLNRQKIELNDIVGSVPVADLAIPPIAGAVTTSNDDDNMENMGINGLLAPLKAFGYTVEALEMLLLPMAKDGAEALGSMGNDAPLAVMSNREKLTFEYFKQMFAQVTNPPIDPMREKIVTSMECMIGPEGDLTETTEEQCHRLSLKGPLLAVEEMEAIKKMNYRGWRSKVLDITYSKDHGRKGLEETLERICAEARDAISKGYTLLVLSDRAFSSNRVAVSSLLAVGAVHQHLVKKLERTRVGLIVESAEPREVHHFCTLVGFGADAICPYLAIEAIWRLQVDGKIPPKATGEFHSKDEVVKKYFKASNYGMMKVLAKMGISTLASYRGAQIFEALGLSSEVIEKCFAGTPSRVEGANFEMLARDALHLHELAFPTRVYPPGSAESVALPNPGDYHWRKGGEIHLNDPLAIAKLQEAARANSVAAYKEYSRHIQELNKACNLRGLLKFKEAEVKVPLDEVEPASEIVKRFCTGAMSYGSISLEAHSTLAIAMNKIGGKSNTGEGGEQPSRMEPLPNGSMNPKRSAIKQVASGRFGVSSYYLTNADELQIKMAQGAKPGEGGELPGHKVIGDIAVTRNSTAGVGLISPPPHHDIYSIEDLAQLIHDLKNANPGARISVKLVSEAGVGVIASGVVKGHADHVLISGHDGGTGASRWTGIKNAGLPWELGLAETHQTLVANDLRGRTVLQTDGQLKTGRDVAIAALLGAEEFGFSTAPLITLGCIMMRKCHKNTCPVGIATQDPVLREKFAGKPEHVINFFFMLAEEVREIMSDLGFCTVNEMVGRSDMLEVDKEVTKNNEKLENIDLSLLLRPAADIRPEAAQYCVQKQDHGLDMALDNKLIELSRAALEKSLPVYIETPICNVNRAVGTMLSHEVTKRYHLNALPADTIHVKLNGSAGQSLGAFLCSGIFLELEGDSNDYVGKGLSGGKIVVYPPSGSLFDPKDNIVIGNVALYGATDGEAYFNGMAAERFCVRNSGARAVVEGVGDHGCEYMTGGTVVVLGKTGRNFAAGMSGGIAYVLDVEGKFHSRCNPELVDLDKVEEEEDITTLRMMIQQHQRHTNSQLAREVLADFESLLPKFIKVFPKDYKRVLANMKEAAALKEVAVEENEDLNEAELMEKDAFEELKKLAAASLNKKSSQKVEAAEAVERPIVVNDAVKHRGFIAYERAGVQYRDPSIRMNDWKEVMQESKPGPLLKTQSARCMDCGTPFCHQENSGCPLGNKIPEFNELVYQNRWREALDRLLETNNFPEFTGRVCPAPCEGSCVLGIIENPVSIKSIECAIIDKAFQEGWMVPQPPLRRTGKRVAIVGSGPAGLAAADQLNRMGHLVTVYERADRIGGLMMYGVPNMKTDKVDIVQRRVNLMAEEGINFVVNANVGIDHLYSLDRLREENDAIVLAVGATKPRDLPVPGRELSGVHFAMEFLHANTKSLLDSNLEDGNYISAKGKKVVVIGGGDTGTDCVGTSIRHGCSRIVNLELLPEPPRTRAPGNPWPQWPRIFRVDYGHQEASTKFGKDPRSFEVLTKRFIGDEHGRVKGLELVRVHWEKDASGKFQFKEVEGTEETIEADLVLLAMGFLGPEPNVADKLGLERDNRSNFKAEYGRFSTSVEGIFAAGDCRRGQSLVVWAISEGRQAASQVDKYLMREDEAAISADNQGDLVESDIAKRQQDSKHTIMT
- the LOC110630652 gene encoding glutamate synthase 1 [NADH], chloroplastic isoform X1, giving the protein MSLQSNSLLEPGANACSLSTVSKPSFSPKLNVIAPLSRRNDNRTARCSVAYKSTVLDKKFFGTKLRALGTERLHLWQSDGPGKSPKLRVVVRSALSGVPEKPLGLYDPSFDKDSCGVGFVAQLSGESSRKTVTDALEMLIRMSHRGACGCETNTGDGAGILVALPHHFYKEVAKDMGFELPPPGEYAVGMFFLPTSDSRREESKNVFAKVAESLGHTVLGWRQVPTDNSGLGKSALQTEPVVEQVFLTPSPRSKADLEQQMYILRRVSMVAIRAALNLQHGGVRDFYICSLSSRTVVYKGQLKPIQLKEYYYADLGNERFTSYMALIHSRFSTNTFPSWDRAQPMRVLGHNGEINTLRGNVNWMKAREGLLKCKELGLSKNEMKKLLPIVDASSSDSGSFDGVLELLVRAGRSLPEAIMMMIPEAWQNDKNMDPHRKALYEYFSALMEPWDGPALISFTDGRYLGATLDRNGLRPGRFYVTRSGRVIMASEVGVVDIPPDDVLRKGRLNPGMMLLVDFENHIVVDDEALKQQYSLARPYGEWLNRQKIELNDIVGSVPVADLAIPPIAGAVTTSNDDDNMENMGINGLLAPLKAFGYTVEALEMLLLPMAKDGAEALGSMGNDAPLAVMSNREKLTFEYFKQMFAQVTNPPIDPMREKIVTSMECMIGPEGDLTETTEEQCHRLSLKGPLLAVEEMEAIKKMNYRGWRSKVLDITYSKDHGRKGLEETLERICAEARDAISKGYTLLVLSDRAFSSNRVAVSSLLAVGAVHQHLVKKLERTRVGLIVESAEPREVHHFCTLVGFGADAICPYLAIEAIWRLQVDGKIPPKATGEFHSKDEVVKKYFKASNYGMMKVLAKMGISTLASYRGAQIFEALGLSSEVIEKCFAGTPSRVEGANFEMLARDALHLHELAFPTRVYPPGSAESVALPNPGDYHWRKGGEIHLNDPLAIAKLQEAARANSVAAYKEYSRHIQELNKACNLRGLLKFKEAEVKVPLDEVEPASEIVKRFCTGAMSYGSISLEAHSTLAIAMNKIGGKSNTGEGGEQPSRMEPLPNGSMNPKRSAIKQVASGRFGVSSYYLTNADELQIKMAQGAKPGEGGELPGHKVIGDIAVTRNSTAGVGLISPPPHHDIYSIEDLAQLIHDLKNANPGARISVKLVSEAGVGVIASGVVKGHADHVLISGHDGGTGASRWTGIKNAGLPWELGLAETHQTLVANDLRGRTVLQTDGQLKTGRDVAIAALLGAEEFGFSTAPLITLGCIMMRKCHKNTCPVGIATQDPVLREKFAGKPEHVINFFFMLAEEVREIMSDLGFCTVNEMVGRSDMLEVDKEVTKNNEKLENIDLSLLLRPAADIRPEAAQYCVQKQDHGLDMALDNKLIELSRAALEKSLPVYIETPICNVNRAVGTMLSHEVTKRYHLNALPADTIHVKLNGSAGQSLGAFLCSGIFLELEGDSNDYVGKGLSGGKIVVYPPSGSLFDPKDNIVIGNVALYGATDGEAYFNGMAAERFCVRNSGARAVVEGVGDHGCEYMTGGTVVVLGKTGRNFAAGMSGGIAYVLDVEGKFHSRCNPELVDLDKVEEEEDITTLRMMIQQHQRHTNSQLAREVLADFESLLPKFIKVFPKDYKRVLANMKEAAALKEVAVEENEDLNEAELMEKDAFEELKKLAAASLNKKSSQKVEAAEAVERPIVVNDAVKHRGFIAYERAGVQYRDPSIRMNDWKEVMQESKPGPLLKTQSARCMDCGTPFCHQENSGCPLGNKIPEFNELVYQNRWREALDRLLETNNFPEFTGRVCPAPCEGSCVLGIIENPVSIKSIECAIIDKAFQEGWMVPQPPLRRTGKRVAIVGSGPAGLAAADQLNRMGHLVTVYERADRIGGLMMYGVPNMKTDKVDIVQRRVNLMAEEGINFVVNANVGIDHLYSLDRLREENDAIVLAVGATKPRDLPVPGRELSGVHFAMEFLHANTKSLLDSNLEDGNYISAKGKKVVVIGGGDTGTDCVGTSIRHGCSRIVNLELLPEPPRTRAPGNPWPQWPRIFRVDYGHQEASTKFGKDPRSFEVLTKRFIGDEHGRVKGLELVRVHWEKDASGKFQFKEVEGTEETIEADLVLLAMGFLGPEPNVADKLGLERDNRSNFKAEYGRFSTSVEGIFAAGDCRRGQSLVVWAISEGRQAASQVDKYLMREDEAAISADNQGDLVESDIAKRQQDSKHTIMT
- the LOC110630652 gene encoding glutamate synthase [NADH], amyloplastic isoform X3; the protein is MRVLGHNGEINTLRGNVNWMKAREGLLKCKELGLSKNEMKKLLPIVDASSSDSGSFDGVLELLVRAGRSLPEAIMMMIPEAWQNDKNMDPHRKALYEYFSALMEPWDGPALISFTDGRYLGATLDRNGLRPGRFYVTRSGRVIMASEVGVVDIPPDDVLRKGRLNPGMMLLVDFENHIVVDDEALKQQYSLARPYGEWLNRQKIELNDIVGSVPVADLAIPPIAGAVTTSNDDDNMENMGINGLLAPLKAFGYTVEALEMLLLPMAKDGAEALGSMGNDAPLAVMSNREKLTFEYFKQMFAQVTNPPIDPMREKIVTSMECMIGPEGDLTETTEEQCHRLSLKGPLLAVEEMEAIKKMNYRGWRSKVLDITYSKDHGRKGLEETLERICAEARDAISKGYTLLVLSDRAFSSNRVAVSSLLAVGAVHQHLVKKLERTRVGLIVESAEPREVHHFCTLVGFGADAICPYLAIEAIWRLQVDGKIPPKATGEFHSKDEVVKKYFKASNYGMMKVLAKMGISTLASYRGAQIFEALGLSSEVIEKCFAGTPSRVEGANFEMLARDALHLHELAFPTRVYPPGSAESVALPNPGDYHWRKGGEIHLNDPLAIAKLQEAARANSVAAYKEYSRHIQELNKACNLRGLLKFKEAEVKVPLDEVEPASEIVKRFCTGAMSYGSISLEAHSTLAIAMNKIGGKSNTGEGGEQPSRMEPLPNGSMNPKRSAIKQVASGRFGVSSYYLTNADELQIKMAQGAKPGEGGELPGHKVIGDIAVTRNSTAGVGLISPPPHHDIYSIEDLAQLIHDLKNANPGARISVKLVSEAGVGVIASGVVKGHADHVLISGHDGGTGASRWTGIKNAGLPWELGLAETHQTLVANDLRGRTVLQTDGQLKTGRDVAIAALLGAEEFGFSTAPLITLGCIMMRKCHKNTCPVGIATQDPVLREKFAGKPEHVINFFFMLAEEVREIMSDLGFCTVNEMVGRSDMLEVDKEVTKNNEKLENIDLSLLLRPAADIRPEAAQYCVQKQDHGLDMALDNKLIELSRAALEKSLPVYIETPICNVNRAVGTMLSHEVTKRYHLNALPADTIHVKLNGSAGQSLGAFLCSGIFLELEGDSNDYVGKGLSGGKIVVYPPSGSLFDPKDNIVIGNVALYGATDGEAYFNGMAAERFCVRNSGARAVVEGVGDHGCEYMTGGTVVVLGKTGRNFAAGMSGGIAYVLDVEGKFHSRCNPELVDLDKVEEEEDITTLRMMIQQHQRHTNSQLAREVLADFESLLPKFIKVFPKDYKRVLANMKEAAALKEVAVEENEDLNEAELMEKDAFEELKKLAAASLNKKSSQKVEAAEAVERPIVVNDAVKHRGFIAYERAGVQYRDPSIRMNDWKEVMQESKPGPLLKTQSARCMDCGTPFCHQENSGCPLGNKIPEFNELVYQNRWREALDRLLETNNFPEFTGRVCPAPCEGSCVLGIIENPVSIKSIECAIIDKAFQEGWMVPQPPLRRTGKRVAIVGSGPAGLAAADQLNRMGHLVTVYERADRIGGLMMYGVPNMKTDKVDIVQRRVNLMAEEGINFVVNANVGIDHLYSLDRLREENDAIVLAVGATKPRDLPVPGRELSGVHFAMEFLHANTKSLLDSNLEDGNYISAKGKKVVVIGGGDTGTDCVGTSIRHGCSRIVNLELLPEPPRTRAPGNPWPQWPRIFRVDYGHQEASTKFGKDPRSFEVLTKRFIGDEHGRVKGLELVRVHWEKDASGKFQFKEVEGTEETIEADLVLLAMGFLGPEPNVADKLGLERDNRSNFKAEYGRFSTSVEGIFAAGDCRRGQSLVVWAISEGRQAASQVDKYLMREDEAAISADNQGDLVESDIAKRQQDSKHTIMT